The Epilithonimonas zeae genome contains a region encoding:
- a CDS encoding Crp/Fnr family transcriptional regulator: MVIEETIIKSLGAKAEEYNIGDVIFSEGGTPLYYYQIIEGDVKLNNYNEDGKEMIQSILTAGQSIGEFLLFVDKTYPVNAIAISPCRVLKLSKSKFLLLLENYPEFHFDIIQSLSDAMYFKFVMGQIFSTQNTSTKLKALMDYLKSFQKDQTPFSFQIPLTRQQMASLTGLRVETTIRTLKQMEKDNVVKIKNRKILY, translated from the coding sequence ATGGTTATAGAAGAAACTATTATAAAATCATTAGGAGCAAAAGCCGAGGAATACAATATCGGTGATGTTATTTTTTCAGAAGGTGGTACACCATTGTATTATTATCAGATCATCGAGGGTGATGTGAAGCTTAATAATTACAACGAGGATGGAAAGGAAATGATACAAAGTATTTTGACGGCGGGTCAAAGTATCGGTGAGTTTTTACTTTTTGTGGATAAAACTTACCCTGTCAACGCTATCGCTATTTCGCCTTGCAGAGTTCTGAAATTATCTAAATCCAAGTTTCTTCTTCTGTTGGAAAATTATCCCGAGTTTCATTTTGATATCATCCAAAGTCTTTCGGATGCGATGTACTTCAAATTCGTGATGGGACAGATTTTTTCTACTCAGAATACTTCAACAAAATTAAAAGCTTTGATGGATTACTTAAAAAGCTTCCAGAAAGATCAGACTCCTTTCTCTTTTCAGATTCCATTGACCAGACAACAGATGGCGAGTCTCACAGGTTTGCGTGTAGAGACAACAATTAGGACTTTAAAGCAGATGGAAAAGGATAACGTTGTAAAAATAAAAAACCGTAAAATTTTATATTAA